Proteins encoded in a region of the Streptomyces akebiae genome:
- a CDS encoding GOLPH3/VPS74 family protein, translated as MRGFWEGGGVGRNSMVRNFRSAARVVPIMTMSIDATPAVSAPVPTTLGEEILLLSLDDTTGEARLPLRTPYAIAAAALLERTLSGADGADGADAETDAVDAVDAVDEADEADGSGKGALPDDVGKWIHEHSTAEYETALRGVLDKGLIRKEKRRVLLVFRTTRYPEADGTVESALRGRLAEVVLEGADPDPRTAALISLLHHGDLHTLAFPDADSDDSPARRRMAEIADHHWADPTLRRMAETAAATAAALTAATMAMTVVVIAAVT; from the coding sequence ATGCGGGGATTCTGGGAGGGCGGGGGTGTCGGCCGCAACTCGATGGTGCGGAACTTCCGGTCCGCCGCCCGCGTCGTACCGATCATGACCATGTCGATCGACGCCACTCCCGCCGTGTCAGCACCCGTCCCCACGACCCTCGGGGAGGAGATCCTCCTCCTCTCCCTGGACGACACCACGGGTGAGGCCCGGCTGCCCTTGCGGACGCCCTACGCGATCGCGGCGGCGGCCCTGCTGGAACGGACGCTCTCCGGGGCGGACGGGGCGGACGGGGCGGACGCCGAGACCGATGCGGTCGATGCGGTTGATGCGGTCGACGAGGCCGACGAGGCCGACGGTTCGGGCAAGGGGGCCCTGCCGGACGATGTCGGGAAGTGGATCCACGAGCACAGCACGGCGGAGTACGAGACGGCTCTGCGCGGTGTCCTGGACAAGGGTCTGATCCGGAAGGAGAAGCGCAGGGTCCTGCTCGTCTTCCGCACCACCCGTTATCCGGAGGCCGACGGCACAGTGGAGTCCGCCCTGCGCGGGCGTCTGGCGGAGGTCGTACTGGAGGGCGCCGACCCGGACCCCCGCACCGCCGCCCTGATCAGCCTCCTGCACCACGGTGACCTGCACACCCTCGCCTTCCCGGACGCCGACTCCGACGACTCCCCCGCCCGGCGGCGCATGGCGGAGATCGCCGACCACCACTGGGCCGACCCCACCCTGCGCCGGATGGCCGAGACCGCGGCGGCCACGGCGGCGGCTCTCACGGCGGCGACGATGGCGATGACGGTGGTGGTGATCGCGGCGGTGACCTGA
- a CDS encoding O-methyltransferase, with protein MDDFPRLSQLPSTLPELQDSARAAGFTMSCEPRTGSLLATLAATRPGGRILELGTGVGEGTAWLLGGMNETATLVTVELDDAVQAVARDRFAEDGRVTFVTGDGGRWLERYDGAPFDLVFADTWPGKFTHLDAALGLVAPGGAYVVDDLTPVPGWPEGHGAAVTELLAALEGRADFRTTRLTWSTGLLIAVRTDAATSP; from the coding sequence ATGGACGACTTCCCCAGGCTCAGCCAACTCCCCTCCACCCTGCCCGAGTTACAGGATTCGGCCCGCGCCGCCGGGTTCACCATGTCGTGCGAACCCCGCACCGGCAGCCTGCTCGCCACGCTCGCCGCCACCCGCCCCGGCGGCCGGATCCTCGAACTCGGCACAGGTGTGGGCGAGGGCACCGCGTGGCTCCTGGGCGGGATGAACGAGACGGCGACACTGGTCACCGTCGAGCTCGACGATGCCGTACAGGCCGTCGCGCGTGACCGGTTCGCCGAGGACGGGCGGGTCACCTTCGTCACCGGCGACGGCGGTCGCTGGCTGGAGCGGTACGACGGCGCCCCCTTCGACCTCGTCTTCGCGGACACCTGGCCCGGCAAGTTCACCCACCTCGACGCCGCGCTGGGGCTGGTGGCGCCCGGCGGCGCGTACGTCGTCGACGACCTGACGCCCGTGCCCGGCTGGCCGGAGGGTCACGGGGCGGCGGTGACCGAGCTGCTCGCGGCTCTGGAGGGCCGCGCGGACTTCCGCACGACCCGGCTGACCTGGTCGACCGGCCTGCTGATCGCCGTACGGACCGACGCCGCCACCTCTCCCTGA
- a CDS encoding intradiol ring-cleavage dioxygenase: MTGNQTGNEKAQGPKHKRDLTRRKVVVAGAGAVAAVGVGGAVVATASAGTTTKGNAKPLAATSASAGEECYKLTSETTEGPYYIDADKLRQDITEDKEGIPLTLRLKVIDSETCKPVRDAAVDIWHCDALGLYSGYESFSEGGGTAPTDAPSGTPTDVPSGTPTGEPPSGGGGGGGVHEEPTSDTRYLRGTWKTDKQGLVTFTTIFPGWYRGRCVHIHTKVHVNGEWTDAGYEGGNTCHTGQFFFDEESVLASAEVEPYSTSTTERTTLDDDTIYDGSGTQGGLLKLKYKKNDIAKGVVASLTVGVDPEATNTGTDGSVQPGASETASESASAS; encoded by the coding sequence ATGACGGGAAACCAGACCGGGAACGAGAAGGCCCAGGGGCCGAAACACAAGCGGGACCTGACGCGTCGCAAGGTCGTCGTGGCGGGCGCGGGCGCCGTGGCGGCCGTGGGCGTGGGCGGAGCGGTCGTCGCGACCGCCAGCGCGGGCACCACCACGAAGGGCAACGCCAAGCCCCTCGCCGCCACGAGCGCGAGCGCCGGGGAGGAGTGCTACAAGCTCACCTCGGAGACCACCGAGGGCCCCTACTACATCGACGCGGACAAGCTCCGCCAGGACATCACCGAGGACAAGGAGGGCATCCCCCTCACCCTGCGCCTCAAGGTGATCGACTCCGAGACCTGCAAGCCCGTCCGCGACGCGGCCGTCGACATCTGGCACTGTGACGCGCTGGGGCTCTACTCGGGCTACGAGAGTTTCTCCGAGGGCGGCGGCACCGCCCCCACCGACGCGCCCTCGGGCACCCCCACGGACGTGCCGTCCGGCACCCCGACCGGGGAGCCACCGTCCGGCGGTGGCGGCGGGGGAGGCGTGCACGAGGAGCCGACCAGCGACACCCGCTATCTGCGCGGCACCTGGAAGACCGACAAGCAGGGCCTCGTCACCTTCACGACGATCTTCCCGGGCTGGTACCGGGGCCGGTGCGTGCACATCCACACCAAGGTGCACGTCAACGGCGAGTGGACGGACGCCGGTTACGAGGGCGGCAACACCTGCCACACCGGGCAGTTCTTCTTCGACGAGGAGTCCGTCCTCGCCTCCGCCGAGGTCGAGCCGTACTCGACCTCCACGACCGAGCGCACCACCCTCGACGACGACACCATCTACGACGGCAGCGGCACCCAGGGCGGACTGCTCAAGCTGAAGTACAAGAAGAACGACATCGCCAAGGGTGTCGTCGCCTCCCTCACGGTCGGTGTCGACCCGGAGGCCACGAACACCGGCACGGACGGCTCCGTCCAGCCGGGCGCGTCGGAGACGGCGTCGGAGTCCGCCTCGGCGAGCTGA